From one Agrobacterium fabrum str. C58 genomic stretch:
- a CDS encoding cupin domain-containing protein produces the protein MQQLPTFPTVSPDDGVERTVLSEAPELMVVSFRFKTGAEGKLHSHPHVQSTYVASGSFRFYRDGDAYDLQKGDSLVVPGHIEHGCLCLEEGELIDCFTPRRDDFL, from the coding sequence ATGCAGCAGCTTCCGACATTCCCCACCGTTTCGCCCGACGATGGCGTCGAACGCACCGTGCTTTCCGAAGCACCCGAGCTGATGGTCGTGTCCTTCCGCTTCAAGACCGGCGCCGAAGGCAAGCTGCACAGCCATCCGCATGTGCAGTCCACCTATGTCGCCAGCGGCAGTTTCCGCTTTTACCGCGATGGCGACGCCTATGACCTTCAGAAAGGCGATAGCCTGGTCGTTCCCGGCCATATTGAACATGGTTGCCTCTGTCTGGAAGAGGGTGAGCTGATCGACTGCTTCACCCCGCGCCGCGACGATTTTCTCTAA
- a CDS encoding FadR/GntR family transcriptional regulator: MTKATTSEPAAPQGRTLVVKVSEELRSQIAKGRYKTGDRLPSEAQMTQEFGVSRTVVREAVASLRSDGLVEPRQGAGVFVLEPAPVERRPFHNVDLARVSSLIEMLELRTAVEGDAAGLAAIRRSPAQEEKIIEAFDAFRASAARGMPTAEADFAFHIAVAEATNNPRFSEFLQVLGPTVIPRRAVAENGAETVLSPADLSRLVGEHEAILIAIQDGNEDAARSAMRSHLKSSQTRYRAMLRAPR; this comes from the coding sequence ATGACAAAAGCGACCACCTCCGAACCGGCAGCTCCACAGGGCAGAACGCTTGTGGTGAAGGTTTCGGAGGAACTCCGCAGCCAGATCGCCAAGGGCCGCTACAAAACCGGCGACCGCCTGCCCTCCGAAGCGCAGATGACGCAGGAATTCGGCGTGAGCCGCACGGTGGTGCGCGAGGCGGTTGCCTCGCTGCGCTCCGACGGTCTGGTTGAGCCCCGTCAGGGCGCCGGCGTCTTCGTCCTGGAGCCCGCCCCCGTGGAGCGGCGGCCGTTCCACAATGTCGATCTTGCGCGTGTTTCCTCGCTGATCGAGATGCTGGAACTGCGCACCGCCGTGGAAGGCGATGCCGCCGGCCTTGCCGCCATTCGCCGTTCGCCGGCACAGGAAGAAAAGATCATCGAGGCCTTCGATGCCTTCCGCGCCAGCGCCGCCAGGGGCATGCCAACGGCCGAGGCCGATTTCGCCTTTCACATCGCGGTCGCCGAAGCGACCAACAATCCCCGCTTCAGCGAATTCCTGCAGGTGCTTGGCCCGACCGTCATTCCGCGCCGTGCGGTCGCCGAAAATGGTGCCGAAACCGTGCTTTCACCCGCCGATCTCAGCCGTCTCGTCGGCGAGCACGAGGCGATCCTGATCGCCATACAGGATGGTAACGAGGATGCGGCGCGAAGCGCCATGCGCAGCCACCTGAAAAGCAGCCAGACGCGTTACCGCGCCATGTTGCGCGCGCCGCGCTGA
- a CDS encoding NAD-dependent epimerase/dehydratase family protein, translating into MKRLLVTGAAGQLGRVMRERLAPMAEILRLADLSPLDPAGPNEECVQCDLADANAVNAMVAGCDGIVHLGGISVEKPFEQILQGNIIGLYNLYEAARAHGQPRIVFASSNHTIGYYPQTERLGPDVPARPDGLYGVSKCFGENLARMYFDKFGQETALVRIGSCTPEPNNYRMLSTWFSHDDFVSLIEAVFRAPVLGCPVVWGASANDAGWWDNSHLGFLGWKPKDNAEAFRRHITETTPPPDPNDALVRFQGGTFVDNPIFKQS; encoded by the coding sequence ATGAAACGGCTTCTTGTTACCGGTGCGGCGGGCCAGCTTGGCCGCGTCATGCGCGAGCGTCTCGCACCGATGGCGGAGATACTGCGCCTTGCCGATCTCTCCCCGCTCGACCCGGCAGGGCCGAACGAAGAATGCGTGCAATGCGACCTTGCCGATGCCAATGCCGTGAATGCCATGGTCGCCGGTTGCGACGGTATTGTTCATCTCGGCGGCATCTCGGTGGAGAAGCCCTTCGAACAAATCCTTCAGGGCAATATCATCGGGCTTTATAATCTCTACGAGGCCGCCCGCGCCCATGGACAGCCACGCATCGTCTTTGCCAGCTCCAACCACACGATCGGCTATTATCCGCAGACCGAACGGCTCGGTCCGGATGTTCCGGCGCGGCCGGACGGTCTTTACGGCGTCTCCAAATGTTTCGGCGAAAACCTCGCCCGCATGTATTTCGATAAATTCGGGCAGGAGACGGCGCTGGTGCGCATCGGCTCCTGTACGCCGGAACCCAACAATTACCGCATGCTGTCCACCTGGTTTTCGCACGATGATTTCGTGTCGCTGATCGAGGCGGTGTTTCGCGCGCCGGTGCTCGGCTGCCCGGTCGTCTGGGGGGCATCGGCCAATGATGCGGGCTGGTGGGACAATTCGCATCTTGGCTTTCTGGGCTGGAAACCGAAGGATAATGCCGAGGCCTTCCGGCGGCATATAACCGAGACGACACCGCCACCGGACCCGAATGACGCGTTGGTGCGGTTCCAGGGCGGTACGTTTGTCGACAACCCGATCTTCAAACAGAGCTGA